One window of the Amycolatopsis mediterranei genome contains the following:
- a CDS encoding cytochrome P450, which yields MTEAVTALPAFPFRVRTPGEALDEYAKLRAEAAVTRVRLPGGHEGWLVLRHAEVRTVLTDLRFSKEAMTRPDAPRLIPVHRGSRSLVNLDPPDHTRLRKLASREFTQRRVDTLRPRIEEITAGLVDAMTGSAQTTADAVTALALPLPITVICELLGVEPAEQAQFRQWGDKVLTVGGPGADADAAREAAGALMGYLTGLLERKRARPGEDLLTRLLQAQEDGDSLDDGELRTLAMTILIAGYHTTVSAVSHLLVHLLEDPARYQSIVDDPGLIGTAVEEALRYSQVAGGFGSMRIALEDVELGGVTIRAGEPVIPLINSANRDESAFAAADELRLDRTDNPHLAFGAGIHFCLGAALARLELRVLLETLVARRIPLALGVPVDELSWHLATAFPRPAELPIRW from the coding sequence ATGACCGAAGCCGTGACGGCACTGCCCGCGTTCCCCTTCCGCGTGCGCACCCCCGGGGAAGCGCTCGACGAGTACGCGAAACTGCGCGCGGAGGCGGCGGTGACCCGGGTCCGGCTGCCCGGCGGCCACGAAGGCTGGCTCGTCCTGCGCCACGCCGAGGTCCGGACCGTCCTCACCGACCTGCGGTTCAGCAAGGAAGCGATGACCAGGCCGGACGCGCCGAGGCTGATCCCGGTGCACCGCGGCTCGCGGTCGCTGGTGAACCTGGACCCGCCGGACCACACCCGGTTGCGCAAGCTGGCCTCGCGCGAGTTCACCCAGCGGCGGGTCGACACGCTGCGGCCGCGGATCGAGGAGATCACGGCGGGCCTGGTCGACGCGATGACCGGCAGTGCGCAGACCACCGCCGACGCGGTGACCGCGCTGGCCCTGCCGCTGCCGATCACGGTGATCTGCGAACTGCTCGGCGTCGAACCCGCCGAACAGGCGCAGTTCCGGCAGTGGGGCGACAAGGTGCTCACCGTCGGCGGACCGGGCGCGGACGCCGACGCGGCGCGCGAGGCCGCCGGCGCGCTCATGGGCTACCTCACCGGGCTGCTCGAGCGCAAGCGCGCCCGGCCGGGCGAGGACCTGCTGACCCGGCTGCTGCAGGCCCAGGAGGACGGCGACTCGCTCGACGACGGGGAACTGCGCACGCTCGCGATGACGATCCTGATCGCCGGCTACCACACGACGGTCAGCGCGGTGTCGCACCTTCTCGTGCACCTGCTGGAAGATCCGGCGCGGTACCAGTCCATCGTGGACGATCCGGGTCTGATCGGCACCGCCGTCGAAGAGGCACTGCGCTACAGCCAGGTCGCCGGCGGGTTCGGCTCGATGCGGATCGCGCTCGAAGACGTCGAGCTCGGCGGGGTGACGATCCGGGCGGGCGAGCCGGTGATCCCGCTGATCAACTCCGCGAACCGCGACGAATCCGCGTTCGCGGCGGCGGACGAGCTGCGGCTGGACCGCACCGACAACCCGCACCTGGCCTTCGGCGCGGGCATCCACTTCTGCCTCGGTGCCGCCCTCGCCCGGCTGGAACTGCGGGTGCTGCTGGAAACCCTGGTGGCCCGGCGGATCCCGCTCGCACTGGGCGTCCCGGTGGACGAGCTGTCGTGGCACCTCGCGACCGCGTTCCCCCGCCCGGCCGAGCTGCCGATCCGATGGTGA